A window from Corynebacterium accolens encodes these proteins:
- a CDS encoding class I SAM-dependent methyltransferase: protein MSFSTPEHLRSIDAEAWPNIATVPSQRWATLKSRRAEAKFAKACDNAGLELELDAAGGPDLKVGHDALFERIAATGWLGFAESYMAGEWTVESSAQLVKVLGKLLQVGYLPKPQGLSVRDSEPGELPLDLVRLYAGDGLSHVGGVFSSGVPTTIRETVESFSPKAGGREPKSHFVDVTTVSEPTNVDRDDLGEAQRRAADWLLDATRTGAGTHLLVYPAAGMQAAIRATKRRATVDVLTSDVEQITQMREALVFAGTEDSIHVERIPDSVPSPKQWRGHYDAIISVEKFEQLSPRERKAYIRVLDRFLTANGRAAFQSTVATESMSDAARASLQAMRAYIWPGLDYPLTMDVHRLVDKNSHLRIVSETHVGSHYIESLRQQRSFFDGHLREAAAAGFDPVFRRLWTFQFALREALMTLGMIDSVQFGLTHRNRGGRR from the coding sequence ATGAGTTTTTCCACCCCCGAGCATTTACGCTCCATCGACGCGGAGGCATGGCCCAATATCGCGACCGTGCCATCGCAGCGCTGGGCGACTCTAAAATCCCGCCGGGCCGAGGCGAAATTTGCCAAGGCCTGCGATAATGCCGGCTTGGAGCTCGAACTCGATGCGGCGGGCGGCCCCGATTTGAAGGTAGGCCACGATGCGCTCTTCGAGCGGATCGCCGCTACCGGATGGTTAGGCTTTGCCGAAAGCTACATGGCAGGCGAGTGGACCGTCGAATCCTCCGCCCAATTGGTAAAGGTTTTGGGCAAGCTCCTACAGGTGGGATACCTCCCAAAGCCGCAGGGACTAAGCGTCCGCGATTCTGAGCCAGGGGAGCTGCCGCTCGATCTGGTGCGCCTCTATGCCGGCGATGGGTTGAGCCACGTCGGCGGGGTTTTCTCCAGCGGCGTGCCGACGACGATCCGGGAAACGGTCGAAAGCTTTAGCCCGAAAGCCGGCGGCAGGGAGCCGAAGAGCCACTTTGTCGATGTCACCACCGTCAGCGAGCCCACCAACGTGGACCGAGATGACTTGGGGGAGGCGCAGCGCAGGGCGGCAGATTGGCTTCTCGATGCCACCCGCACCGGCGCCGGTACCCACCTTCTGGTCTATCCCGCGGCCGGAATGCAGGCCGCGATACGCGCTACCAAGCGCCGCGCCACAGTAGACGTCCTGACCAGCGATGTTGAACAAATTACCCAGATGCGCGAGGCGCTTGTCTTTGCCGGAACGGAAGACTCTATCCACGTAGAGCGGATTCCGGATTCCGTTCCGAGCCCCAAACAGTGGCGCGGGCACTACGACGCGATTATCAGCGTGGAAAAGTTCGAGCAATTAAGCCCGCGAGAGCGCAAGGCCTATATCCGGGTCCTCGATCGCTTCCTTACCGCAAACGGGCGGGCGGCTTTTCAATCCACCGTGGCCACCGAATCCATGTCGGACGCGGCACGAGCTTCCCTGCAAGCCATGCGGGCCTATATCTGGCCCGGCCTCGACTACCCGCTGACCATGGATGTGCACCGGCTCGTGGATAAGAACTCTCACCTGCGCATCGTGTCCGAAACGCACGTGGGTAGCCACTATATTGAGTCCCTGCGTCAACAACGTTCCTTTTTCGATGGGCACCTGCGCGAGGCCGCCGCTGCCGGCTTTGATCCGGTTTTCCGCAGGTTATGGACCTTCCAATTCGCACTTCGCGAGGCGCTCATGACCCTAGGGATGATAGACTCCGTCCAATTTGGCCTAACCCACCGCAATCGCGGCGGGCGGCGTTAG
- a CDS encoding Dyp-type peroxidase: MTIQRVVKKPSRAALFLVLDIAEGGEQATRDMLSAFSDTFKSVNFRHNEGELYTVVGIGASMWPRLTSAPRPDKLKEFEALEGTYKAPSTPGDILLHFRANTYDLCHEMARQVLRQLGDAATVIDETQGFKYLDQRDLLGFVDGTANPLPEEALETVLLADDADYPRGSYVTVQKYTHDLNKWSGISTEEQERVIGRTKADDVELDEDTQPSNSHVALNDLEEDIYRENMVFGSFAAGEMGTYFIGYAKDPEDINERLRNMFIGDPEGNYDRILDFSTALTGTNFFVPSVDLLDEFDELPQ; this comes from the coding sequence ATGACTATTCAACGCGTTGTTAAAAAGCCTTCCCGCGCCGCCCTGTTCCTGGTCTTGGATATTGCGGAAGGCGGCGAGCAAGCCACTCGGGACATGCTCTCCGCTTTTAGCGATACCTTCAAGTCCGTCAATTTCCGCCACAATGAGGGCGAGCTGTATACGGTCGTCGGCATCGGCGCGTCCATGTGGCCGCGCCTTACCAGCGCTCCCCGCCCGGACAAGCTCAAGGAGTTCGAGGCGCTCGAGGGCACTTACAAGGCACCTTCCACGCCCGGCGATATCCTGCTGCATTTCCGCGCGAATACCTATGACCTCTGCCACGAGATGGCGCGCCAGGTCCTGCGCCAGCTGGGCGATGCCGCCACCGTCATCGATGAGACCCAGGGCTTCAAGTACTTGGACCAGCGCGACCTCCTAGGCTTTGTGGATGGCACCGCCAATCCCCTCCCCGAGGAAGCTCTAGAGACAGTGCTGCTTGCCGATGACGCCGATTATCCCCGCGGCTCCTACGTCACCGTGCAAAAGTACACCCATGACCTCAATAAATGGAGCGGCATCAGCACCGAAGAGCAAGAACGCGTTATCGGGCGCACCAAGGCCGATGACGTGGAGCTCGATGAGGATACGCAGCCCTCCAATTCCCACGTGGCCCTCAATGACCTTGAGGAAGATATCTACCGCGAGAATATGGTTTTCGGTTCCTTTGCCGCAGGTGAGATGGGCACGTACTTCATCGGCTATGCCAAAGACCCAGAAGATATCAACGAGCGTTTGCGCAATATGTTTATCGGCGATCCGGAAGGCAATTACGACCGGATCCTGGACTTCTCCACGGCCCTGACCGGTACGAACTTTTTCGTCCCGAGCGTTGACTTGCTAGACGAATTCGACGAGCTTCCGCAATAA